The genomic region ACCAAAACTGGGCAACTGACATGTGGGATCTTATCGATATTCtgcaacaaacacaaaacattTCATGGTGGAATTCAATAAACCGGTCTAcgaaaaatttgattttgttcaacGAGAGTGCAAAAAGTAAGAGGTTTGAACCTTATAAATGTCGAACCAGAATGTTTTCTTGACAGGATACATCACTCGAAGGCCGGACAGTATCGGACTGTGAAGAACAACACCCCTCAAGTTAGGCAAACGAATGGCCAAATCCAAAGCCGGTCCGCTACCAACTGACTGTCCGTACAAAATAACGTCTTCCTCCTTTATGCCGTACTTCTCTTCAAGGCATTTGTAAGCTGCCTCTATGTCTGCATATGTGTCCTGCTCACTTGGCTAATTTCACAAAGGCACATTATCGTCAATCTGGTCCGAAATTAGACAAAAAAATCTCTCGTGTAACGGGATACATCTCATACTCTCTTGTTTTCTCACTTGATAGCTCATAGACgagtgagaaagagagagaggagatatATCGCGGGGATAAAGAAGCATTAATTTATCATCTATGCATAAACTTGGGAACATCAAATTTCTAAATGGTAACTGCTGTTTTTCCCAATCCAAAACAAAGAAGTAAACAAACAGTTCTTTATAAAATAATCGGGATTTAGAATATGCCATTTGCCAAATCAGGTCATGTCAGTGACACGTGTTCAATCAAATACCGGATTTGACACAATTGATTTAGTTACAGAAATTTATATAGGAACTAGCTAGCTGGGCAGATTATACCTTTCCAGAAGATTGTCCATAGCCAGAATAATCGTAGCTGCAAATAtagcacaagaaaaaaaaaaatcacgacTAATCTGGATAGATACCATCTAAACACGGAGattattttcatttgatttatttaatttaaatgtcAAAAATAAACAACTGTGCACAAAAATCACTTCTCGAGAAACGTAAATTAAGTGGGAACGTATATCAGAAGGAAAAGCACATGAAAAGTGATATAATATATACTGACCCCATGAGATTGACACCCAGATGAAGACTAAGCTcagtgaaaatgtggtacatCTGACCAATATCAGCAGCATTTCCATGGGAGTAAAGCAGAGTGAGTGAAGCATTTGGATTTTTGACATACATAGCCACGATCTCATTCCCTTTTTTTGTGCTCAGCTTCACCACGTCAACATCGTCTCGAGGAAGAACATCGGAGATCCTCATTTTCCCGGTTGGTTCGTCGATGTACGTGTCATATGACGGAGGGTCCGGTGGGAAGAATGCGAACTTTGCAGCCATAGACGATGTTGCAGACCCCATTTCTTGATCCGTGGAAAATTTTGGGAGAGAATTGTGGTGCAGAGTAAAGTTTGGCTTTTGTTTTTGAAGTTGGTATTTTTTTGGTATGAGACTGTGTGATATATGAAATGCAAAATATGAGAATTTGAATCATGGGAATTTAAAGCATGAAGGTTTAAAAGGtttgtgttttaatttcttaaaaaagaaacaaggttttccattttgtttttagAGATAAAATGCCTGAATTATGACtcgttttgaagtgtttttcaaaatgaccaaaaacggttttaaaaaaaatatatatatattttttaagttccAAAAGCATTTGAAATGGTGCTTTTATAGGAAACACTTCAAATGATTTTTCagaattcacttgcatttttactaaatattgattataaaaatattttcaccaaaaccaatttcaacaatttaaaaaatacttcAAACGAGTCCTCAATGTCGGTATTCAGAGCCAAAGATTTGAAGGACACGACAAGATATGTAGAGCAAGGAATTCTTGTCGGATAATCATATGggacaacaaaaaagaaaatccaaggaataaaaggaaaaagaaagagcaAGAATTTTGCAAATCAATTGCCTAAAAATCATACCTTGaat from Pyrus communis chromosome 4, drPyrComm1.1, whole genome shotgun sequence harbors:
- the LOC137732551 gene encoding uncharacterized protein, with the translated sequence MGSATSSMAAKFAFFPPDPPSYDTYIDEPTGKMRISDVLPRDDVDVVKLSTKKGNEIVAMYVKNPNASLTLLYSHGNAADIGQMYHIFTELSLHLGVNLMGYDYSGYGQSSGKPSEQDTYADIEAAYKCLEEKYGIKEEDVILYGQSVGSGPALDLAIRLPNLRGVVLHSPILSGLRVMYPVKKTFWFDIYKNIDKIPHVSCPVLVIHGTEDEVVDFSHGKQLWELCKEKYEPLWLKGGNHCNLELYPEYLRHLRKFISAIEKLPRLRNSTEQNADQSESPLKTEDNKDKARSSTDLRDKSRSSMGQRDKSRLSTDSKERSRTSTEKREKSRKSTDRSGKARSSIDQSERARNSFDRLGDMVRSVGLCNVDCLKQAVLEA